A genomic region of Paroedura picta isolate Pp20150507F chromosome 4, Ppicta_v3.0, whole genome shotgun sequence contains the following coding sequences:
- the PM20D1 gene encoding N-fatty-acyl-amino acid synthase/hydrolase PM20D1 — MICKKRNAAGKASSGGGQSAKSAAERSKMAALSPRLRRPFCVALLGLCAVTAVLLIVLLARTYSMKPAVPPPGIRAQRGERRVEAAFSPQERRDLKEALKGAIRLQTVSFAPDDQNTTALAEFGPYIRKVFPAVFSAPFIQHEVIGEYSHLFTIQGSDPQLQPYMLIAHIDVVPASPTGWDVDDPFSAEERDGFIYGRGTLDNKNSVMGILHALEFLLRRNYRPRRSFYIGLGHDEEVGGEKGAVKIAAELESRGVKLSFLLDEGMFILDGVISGLKKPTAIIAVTEKGAITADLSVTMVPGHSSAPPKRTSIGILSEALSRLEQQPMPNMFGKGPEIMMFEQLAPEFSFPLNIIMANLWLFAPLVGRVLEQTPATNAIVRTTTAITMFHAGVKSNVIPPSANATVNFRIHPAQTVAEVLEIVDKTIDDKRVKIEAVSAFDPLPVSPWDNQTFGPRVFRQTILDVFPDVGSVAPGICIGNTDSRHFTNLTNAIYRFNPVVFKPDDMPRFHGLNERISVESFEKQVEFLFQLIQNSDIDQSPEPHANVHEL, encoded by the exons ATGATTTGCAAAAAGAGGAACGCGGCTGGCAAAGCCTCCAGCGGCGGCGGTCAGAGTGCGAAGTCAGCAGCAGAGCGCAGTAAAATGGCGGCGCTCAGCCCCCGGCTGCGAAGGCCGTTTTGCGTGGCTCTCCTGGGTCTGTGCGCGGTGACAGCCGTCCTCTTGATCGTGCTGCTGGCTCGAACTTATTCCATGAAGCCCGCCGTGCCGCCGCCGGGGATACGGGCACAGAGAGGGGAGCGGCGCGTCGAGGCTGCGTTTAGCCCCCAGGAGCGACGGGACCTGAAAGAAGCACTGAAAG GTGCCATCAGGCTGCAAACAGTTTCTTTCGCGCCAGATGACCAGAATACAACAGCCCTGGCAGAGTTTGGGCCTTATATCCGTAAAG TCTTCCCTGCAGTGTTCTCTGCCCCATTCATTCAACATGAAGTTATTGGAGAATATAGCCACCTATTCACTATCCAGGGCTCTGACCCTCAGCTTCAACCCTACATGCTGATTGCACATATAGATGTAGTTCCAGCCTCCCCCACAGGATGGGATGTTGATGACCCTTTCTCTGCTGAGGAACGTGATGGGTTTATCTACGGACGAGGGACGCTGGATAACAAAAATTCCGTTATG GGGATTCTGCACGCTCTAGAGTTCTTACTGAGACGAAATTATAGGCCTCGCAGGTCTTTCTATATTGGCCTTGGGCATGATGAAGAG GTGGGTGGTGAAAAAGGAGCAGTGAAGATTGCAGCTGAGCTGGAGTCTCGAGGCGTGaaactttctttcttgcttgatgAGGGAATGTTCATTTTAGATGGGGTCATCTCTGGATTAAAGAAGCCAACAGCTAT AATAGCTGTCACAGAAAAGGGTGCCATTACAGCAGATCTCAGTGTGACAATGGTGCCAGGCCATTCTTCTGCACCACCTAAGAGGACGAGTATTGGTATTCTCTCTGAAGCATTATCCAG ATTGGAGCAGCAACCCATGCCCAATATGTTTGGTAAGGGCCCTGAAATCATGATGTTTGAACAACTGGCCCCTGAG TTTAGTTTCCCTCTCAATATCATCATGGCAAATCTGTGGCTGTTTGCACCACTTGTTGGCAG GGTTCTTGAGCAAACACCTGCCACTAACGCCATAGTTCGGACCACCACTGCCATCACCATGTTTCATGCAGGAGTCAAG TCTAATGTTATTCCACCATCTGCAAATGCAACTGTGAATTTTCGAATCCATCCTGCACAAACTGTTGCTGAG GTCCTGGAAATAGTAGACAAAACAATTGATGATAAGAGAGTGAAGATAGAAGCCGTGAGTGCCTTTGATCCACTCCCAGTTAGCCCCTGGGACAACCAGACCTTTGGACCACGGGTTTTCCGTCAGACCATTCTGGATGTTTTCCCAGATGTTGGCAGCGTAGCTCCAG GCATTTGTATTGGAAATACCGACAGCAGGCACTTCACCAACCTCACAAACGCCATTTACCGCTTTAATCCAGTGGTCTTTAAACCTGATGATATGCCAAG